The stretch of DNA AGAGGACCTGTGGCTGTGAAGCTTTATTGAATTAATGGTCATTGTTGCTTTGCAGGATGGAGAAAGGAGCTAATATGAACAGTCTCCTCATGACTGATAACAACACACTGCTCATGGGTGGACTACAAAACTATGTGACTGAACTTGACTTGAATACAATTCAAGAAACTCAAAAAGTAAGACACTTGATTACAGTTATAAAAATCCACAACTATCTTTGCATATGCCACTGGGCCACATTAAAGCACTGACTTCAGAGCGAgtgtctgactgttttttttccttccagttTACTGTTGAGGTTCCTGGAGTGACAATAATGCGGCAGACCAATCGTTCCTTCTTCTGCGGGCACCCTTCTGGCAAAGTAAGTATCACATGATTCTGTCAGTTTGAAGAAGATGTTTGTCTGGTCTGCACCACACTCACACTGACCCTCTGTTTAAAAACAGGTGACTCAACGGGACTTGCGTACCTTGAAGCTGGAGCATGTGTTTAATGCATTTTCTGGCGGCCTGTCAGACTTTGATGTTCACGGAAACCTTCTGGCTGCATGTGGGTTCTCCAGCCTGAGTGGGTTGGCGTGTGACCGTTTCATCATGGTGTATGATCTCCGCATGATGCGAGCCCCAATCCCCCTTCAGGTGGACGTGGATCCCCTGTTCCTGCGCTTCGTTCCTACCTACAGATCACGCATTGCAATCATCTCCGCAACAGGTATGAAGGCTAAATGGCTTTAGAGAtctttagacattttttttttgtaggtttaGACTTATATTTCTTGGTGTGTTTGGccaataaatataattttttatacTAACAAGATTTCTAGCTTTGCTATAACTCCATGAATTCTGTATCTTTCTCCAGGTCGAGGCCAGTTCTGTGAGCCTACTGGCCTCGCTAACACAGCGGAAGTTTTTCACATCAACACAAATGGCCAGTTACTCACAAGTTTTGATGTTTCATCTAGCAAACAAGCCTTAGGCTTTGGGGATTCAGGGGGATGTGTGCAGCTCTGGTCTGATGCTCCAGATATTTCGTTTAATGTTTACTCTCGGGAGGCAGAGTTTGCCCGGCCCTGTCTTGTGGACACACTGATTGAGCTGAACGGGAATCATGACCTGCAGCCCTTCTCTCTCATCCCCACGCCCACAAGGCCCACTGCCCGGGCTGAACCCTGCTCCAGGTAACGCAATTATTAACTTATGGCACATAACTGAGTCTAAAGAGTTTGCATTAGAACattcacatttattcatttatttgtttactcAGAATTGATAAAAGCTTGCAATGATTATATTAATTTAACTATATGTTTTACACAAGATATAATAAGCTGCTCTCAGAAAGAGAGCTTTCCCATTTTGCTTTTCCTAACTGCTCTCACTTATTTATTAAAGGTTTCCatctaaaaacacatttctattctgcagaaaaaaaatggttccTGCGAAGGGCCCAGAAATCCAGCACACGGTGGAAACTGTTGGGTTAAAGAGTTCTGTGAAAAGTCCTCGTACCTGCCGCCGGAAACAGGCATGTCAAAAACTTACAATGATGCTACTTGaaattgttcctttttttttttttttaatacaaaatccCAACATGTTTCTTAAAGGCTCTGAAGACAAGTTTAACAAACAGTATTTAACAATGTTTTTCTGTGATTTGGTTTCAGGTTCAACGTAAAAAAAATCAGACGCCTGCTTATTATTTTTATCACAACCAAGTCCCTGAAAATCCAACAGAGAGTGATGAAGAGTCTCTCCACGTTGTCCCCAAAAAGTACAGAAAGGTTGGACTTGCTTAATGTCATTTAATGGGTTTCATAAAGATATACAATTGTGACATTCAGGTTTAGGTGTTGCTTTAAGCTCTGATTTCCAGAACATGTAATGAAGATGTCTTTGTTCTGTTTCAGGTCGCGATTAAATACTCTAAACGTGGACTGGAGGACTTCAACTTCAGCAGTTACAACCAGACCATGTTTGCTGGCCTGGAGCCGGACATTCCCAATGCTTACTGTAACTCCATGATCCAGGTAAGAAGCTGGAGACTCCCAGTgtatttggtgatttttttaaaatgaaccaATGTGTCTAACTTGTGTGGTTTTTGTGTCTGCACGTCAGGTGTTATATTTCCTGGAGCCGATTCGGTGTCTTGTGCAGAATCATTTGTGCCAGAAGGAGTTTTGTCTGGCCTGCGAGCTTGGCTTCCTCTTCCACATGTTGGATTTTTCAGAAGGAGATCCATGTCAGGTactgttcttgtttgtttttatttctgacatAACTTTTCAATCCATTGGGCAGGGCGGCCCTTAAATTGAATCCTTCTTTTATTGTAACTGGACAATAATCCTCCGTGGAGATTTCCCAGAGTAACCTTTCCTGTCTTCTTCCCTCAGGCCAATAACTTCCTCCGAGCATTTCGGAACATCCCCGATGCCAAGGCACTGGGCCTGATCCTTTCAAACCACGAGGAGAGGACAGGAAAAGCTAAAATAGGTCTCTTAATCCAGAGATGGAATCGCTTCATCCTCTCGCAGCTCCACCAGGAGACGCAGGAGCAGGAGAGCGAGTCTGTCATTGGAAAGCTGTTTGGTTCTGAAGTTGAGAACagaagtttgtgtgtctgtggcaaAGAAACGGTCCGCTCCCCCCTCACGTTGCTGTTCAACATGCGTTACCCTGAGCACAACTCTCAAGGTGAGTTTGAGAGCACTGAGAGCATGGATAATTGTGCTCTTTATTCCTATAAATAAACCAGCCCAGTGATGCTTCATAAACGTTTTGAATTGTTCTGTACTTAAATATTCTGTCTTTGAAGCTTTAAATGTGAATCTGAATATACTGGTGCATGTACTGATGTTCATTTTACTTTGACActctgcagcagaaacaatAAAGGAGTACGACTTTGCTGAGATCCTGAAGAAAAGCATCTGCCTGGAGCAGAGCAGTCAGGCATGGTGTGACAACTGTGAGAATTATCAGCCCACAGTGAGTTACAGcttttatttacacacaaatcagctcatcaataaatgataataaatgaTAGATTATTACCTGTTCTGTgtgtgattatttctttgtgttaCACCATAGGTGCACACCCGCAGCATTCGACATCTACCAGACGTTCTGGCCTTAAACTGTGAGGTGAACAGCGCCAAAGAGGCTGAATTCTGGAAGGTTCAGGCCGAGGTAAGTGACCGATTCACTTTAAGcacaacttaaaaaacaaactaatgaccGACCTGTTACTTAGTTACATCattatttgtgtttctgtttttacagtATGCTTTCAATAAGGCCATGCAGAAAGCAGCAATGGAGGCCTCCAGCACGGGGGGCATCGGGTGTGGCACTCAGGCAGACGATCAGCGTCATGTCTGGATCCCTGCCACTCTTAAGATGTCCATCAGCAAAAATCAGGAACTAGAGATCATGAGCTGGCCTGAGAGTGAGGAGGTGAGGACTTtagatttaagatttaaatgtttccagaTCATCTTTgcatttaaaccaaaaaaaaaaaaagaattatatCATCAAGTTAAGATTGCCCTAATTAAACTGGTTTTGGCTTTTATGTGTGGCTGCTTTAACACATGAATTTCCCAAATTTTGCATAAATAATATTGATCTTATCCTGTACTTGTGTGACTAGTTAAGTGCTGCTGAAGAAGGGGAGGGAGCTTCTCTGTATGACTTGGTGGTGACAGTGCCACACATCCTGGATGATGACACAGGTGACACTCTGGTTGCACACATCAAAGTGGGCGAGACCTACCACGacagaaaagaggtgagtgaggCTCAAATAAGAAATCACAGTGTGAGATAAACTCACTTCTGAAAAgtttaaattttaacatttaaaatgatctgattgTTTTAGGGAGTCTATCAACAGCAGTGGTATCTCTTCAATGACTTCCTCGTTGAACCCATTGATAAGGTAAGGATCTTACTGATTGTCTGTACGTGCTAAAGTTAATGAAGAGCTGAAGGATCCACAATAAGGATCTTATTGATTGTTTATTCATCCTGATGTTAATGTGCAGTCATGTGAAGgtatttcttgtttttgtttttcttggcacAGACTGAGGCTGTACAGTTTGATGTGAGCTGGAAAGTTCCAGCTATCCTGTATTACACCAAGAGGAACTACCACACCAAATACGACCTCCACAGTAAGTTTCAGCACATTAAACCGGAAGGATTTTACTTTCTGTGCATTGATGTACCTGCTCActctctgctctttgtctcAGTTAAAAGGCCCGTAGATGCTAGCGTGATGCACACAGAGGCATCGCTGACTCAGAGGAAGACAGATGCCACTTTCATGCCCCTCATGGACAGTGAGAAGctgcaggctggtgacctggtgGGGCTGGATGCTGAGTTTGTAATGCTCCGTCAGGTAAGTCTGGCTATAAACTATATATAAACTAATCTGTTTGCATTAATGCATCGTAACCAAACTCGACCCCTGAATGTGTTCATCCGCAGGAGGAAACAGAGCTGCGCAGTAATGGAACCAAGTCCACCATTAAGCCCAGTTACATGTCTGTGGCCAGGATCACCTGTGTGAGGGTTCAGGGACCCAACAAGGGGATTCCCTTCATCGATGACTACATTTCCACTCAGGAGCAGGTGAGAAGCTGCACAGTGAAACACCAAGATGACCtaacagaacaaaaatataattttcaaaGGATGCATGTGCTCATTTTAATCTGCTAATACTTTTCCTTTTCCAGGTGGTCGACTATTTGACACAATATTCTGGTATCAGACCTGGAGACCTGGACGCCAAAATATCCTCTAAGCATCTGACCACTCTGAAGTCAACCTACCTAAAGCTGCGCTTCCTCATCGACTCAGGAGTTCGCTTTGTTGGTCATGGCCTACAGAACGACTTTCGTGTCATTAATTTAATGGTATGTTAATTCTGCACATCTTCAACTTGCATTAGTGTGTATGGTTTAAAGTTCTCTGAAGGAAAATTCAGTCACCTCAGGTGATTTTCTCATAGAGCAACtgtgattttaatgcttttttttgtgtgtttttaaggttAACAAATTTCAAATCAACGACACCGTCCAGATGTTCCGTTTGCCCCGCAAGAGGATGATTTCTCTGAAATTTCTTGCTTGGTATTTTCTCGGTAAGTCAAGATAAAAAGATAGaacttatcaaaataaaaacaaacaaaccatcaaAGCATCTGAGTTAATTCCTCATATCCACACTGTAATCTGAAGCTGAACTGTTTAGTCATTCCTGATTGTTTTCTTCATCCTGTCCACAGGCATTAACATCCAGGGGAAAACTCACGACAGCACAGAGGACGCATGCACTGCCCTGGAGCTTTACACTATGTACGGGGACATACTTAGAGAAGGAGGGTTTGCCTATCTGACAGAAGTGATCCAGAAACTCTATGAAACAGGCTTCCAGCTGAACTGGAAAATCCCAGATTCGGACATGAAGTGGTCACAGACAGACTGAGTTGACTGAATGTGTTCTCCTTCGACAGATGTTGCTGTGCTTCCCTATAAGATGCAACTGTGAGCAACATTGTGACCTGTTGCTCTGACTGCTTTCATTaactcatattttatatttacttgcTTTGAGTCAGTGACTCAACAGTTGTAACCATGTCTAAATGTAGAAATGTAGAAAGAAATGGATTTATATTttatgattttgattttttttttttacaaaagacATTGTTGCATGTAAGTGAATGCATCCTGAGAGCTGTGAAAGGTTTGTTGTTTGATGCCAGGAAGTGGAGAATGTGCCAGAATACATGAATTCTTGATTAAAACTGGTTGAAACTGCACTCCATGGCTGTTCAGAGAAGTCTGTTCATATTTAAGAGTAAATTTAGTTTGGTCGTTTCCCCAGCCTTCTGTGTACCATTAACCAGAGTATCTAACTTATGGAACAATTTTTGCTCCTGCTGGATATTGTCTGGTGCAGATTGGGGATTACAATTTTGAAAAGAACATGCCAGTCTCCCATTTAAGTCTGTTGTCTTAAATTTGTAAAAGGCAACTTAAATGCTTAAAACTTACTGAAATTTGACCTTAGCTGGAATTATGTAACTTGCGTGAATATACTGTACCTGTTTTTGTGTTACATACTATATGTTCACATTTCAAACTCAGTGAGGGACACTGACAGAAGAATGGAGAAACAGACAGGTTAAAGATGTGTGCAGTTACACTTGaggcaaaatctttttttttatttttattcttcttatttatatgtgtgtgtatatttggttgcaggtacaaaatacatttcactgtgcattgtactgtgtataactgtgcatgtgacaaataaacactatcttatcttatcttatcttaaatctGAAGTCTTACTGACCTATTTTCTGACAGGGAGacaagctgaaaaaacaaaccaaacacaaataaatcttAACTCCACAAATCCGTCATCAGGTAATCTGCCATTAAAGTTACTATGCAATAATTAAATTTCCcaggtaacatttttttttttttagatatattAGAATACAGAAAGATtaattcttttcctttttaatcattttttaaattacagtctAAAGTATACCACATAAAAACCAACTTGAGTAAAACCAGAGAAGGAAACTTATTAGAGAtgaacaggtatgaaatcactgcctactgaccaatcaattCTCCAGAAAATAGTATCACCATTCCCAGAGGATCCCTTGGACCTCTGTGGGGAGAGTAGGGGTTTTTCCCCAGTAGTGTCTAAGTctctgtgtttccctgatgagcatcaggAATTAATATAGATTCTTAGAAGCAGTTTCCTTAATTTATTCCCCATCTGTTAGCTGCAAAGAATTTTACACAGTTTCATTGTTCTGTAAGTGTTAATATATGATCCTAAAAAAGGACACCTACACATATGAGGTTTGCAAGTACAGTACTGTACTTGCAAACCTCATATCAAATTTGGATGAAGACTAAGTCTACATCTGAATTTTGTTTAATCTTTAATaatctttaatttatttaatctttactctGAAACCCTTAAAAAGCactgagtctgcagctgagagaataaaacCTGAAACCGTCAGGACCAGGTTGTGTACAGTATAGATTTTTGGAATACATTTTACACATGCAGCTTGTTATTGTTTGTACATTACTAAAACCTCTGAATGACTCTCAGACTGTGTGTCGCAGTTGTCACAGGAATGTCCATGTATTAATTGGGCGATTTGTGACCTGTAAATATTATACTTGATTCGAATCTGCTGCTTATTCTCTTTTATAAAGCTGGAACTGCAGCTAataaccagcttcatgtgaccGTTGATCCGGTTCGCCAATGTTAGGGTAAGTCAAAGACAAGATAACGGAAAGATACCCCGGTTACGTTGCACTCACTTTAGGGCTCCCTAAACTACATTTTAGTGCTTCTAAATATAATGGTGCCCTCTGCTGGTACTGCACACTCTTACAGTTTctacaggtgtttttttttttaaatgttctaatTTATCTGTTCACCTTCACCTTTatttacctggaaaaaaaaccaaacaaaacaaaaaaaaactacagaacTTTATTCATTCTTGCAGATATTTATTAGTATATATTAAAAGGAGCAACAGCTTGTAGAGCAGGCAGGTCATAGATGGCAATCCCTAGGCCACTTTTGTTAAATTTGCCCATAAAATGCAATTGTGTTGAGTTCCTGGCCTGGTTACATGCAGCGTGATGGACAGCTGCACCTCTACAAACAAAACCAAGCATACGCAGTCAGTATTGCAAACTGTTTATTTGTAGTAAATGAAAAGTGTGCCATTTagtgagagggagaaagagggcaGGGCAGTCAGGGACGGTCGATGTCTTTGGTCCATACTGTGGTGGAGGGGGACGTTGATAAATCAgtgggaaaaagagaaaaggcacTTGAGTTTACAGTTGTCTCAAAAGTTTTGAGAAGATGGACACAGGATCTACTGGAAGAAATTAATGAACTTGTTTTAACCTCCTTTATGCTTAATATGAATATCACATACAAAATGCCCCATGTGAGCACAAAATTATATAcctacatatatgtatatacagagGAATAAGAAATAAAGGATAGAAAGAAAAAGGTGGTGAATTGTTGGCTATACCCCACTGGGAGTTCTCTACaggcagagggaaaaaaaaaagggggggggggggggggggggcagcaaagTTGCACAGGATGAGATTGTTTCTTTGGCGATAACTTAATATCCCTACAGTTtggaatgaaaaacaaaaatggtggTTGGAGGGAGGCAGATCATTTTGCAGATGAGAATTACTTAATTGTTTAGCAtttgtcctgcagctttaataatTTCCTACCACAGCCCGTCTTCGATGAGCTGGCTGAGGAAAGTTGTAAAATTTGGTACTTCAGTCTATAAAAGATCTTTGTGATGATATAACCTACCTAGCGATGCATGcacttacaaagaaaaacattttgggaaatatgcTCGCTGTCTTATGGAGTGCTCCGCCTGTTTAGAGCAGAAGCAGTGTTAGCTTTGCTTAGTTAGCCAGTCTGGCACTATCCAGCTGTAACAAAATCCACCTAATCAGCACCTCTGATGCACCAAATCATTACATTTTCTATTTCAGTAAAAGACATATGGCTATTTTGCAGGGGTAGGCTATCTGCCAGACAACCAAAAGGGGTAATTAGTTCCTGAATTAAACATTTGTTGGTAAGACACCATTATATACATGACATTACTACATTTAATGATGGCTAGTTGGTCATTTTATTCATCTGCAGGAGGATATTTTACAAGCAACATGACAAATTCATCCAACAATGCATTGCTGAACTGTGGGTTTAAACTGTCAGTGCAGCTGTGTGTCCAGCAGTTGTAAAGCTGAAGTGATTTTTGTTAATGAGGTGCTGGTCAGAAGATTTTGTGACACTGGGAATGAAGAGAGATTCTTAGCCCAGTTTAGGATggacacaacaaaaatataataatttttgttttgttattaataataataattaaaaaaaaaaaaaagtcttactTCACTGTCaccattttttccccttaagCAGTTGTGTTAAAAAGCTGCTGACAGGAAAACAATCTGGGCCATGATTCACACCAGACTAAATTAACTTGCTGCTCCAGATAGCTTTGTCTTACTGTAACAAGGAAGCCAATGAGCTCATTTCCCACAACGTTAAACCATCCTAGAACATATTTACCAAAGATTGGAAACCAGTTTGCATTCTTTTCTCAACAATATTCACTAATTATACTACTTACATAAAAGTGTTAATCTCAAAGAGGGGGTTAAAAACTCCCTATGACCAGAAAACCTTTTaaacaaaaccccacaaaaacATCCCCCCGCACCCCCCAAAAAATTTCTGCTCAAAGGAAGACAACATGTTATGAAGATGCAGCAATAATGTAACAACCGGTTTTCCACTACAGCCTTGCAGCTCTGCATATGTACATTAACTACAAGATGATGAGATAAGGTATCGCTGGAAGGTCCTTGTCTCTTACTAAAAGCCCACTGCGAGAAAATGGCGTTGAAACAGGTTGTGTCGAACAATCACCGATGAGGTATTCACCTGCTTTTTGTTCACAAACTGGGCACTACGATGGGATTCAACCCCAACAGCAGCCTTGCAGCAGCTACTTggcagaaaagaaaagggggggaaaaaaaaaaaaaaaaaaaaaaaaaaaaaaaggatctaaGAAATCAATACAACCCTCCAATGCATTCATAAGTTTGCTCAACTTTACTTCCACAGATGGACAGAGTGGgcataaaagaagaagagcaactGATGCTAGATATTTAGGGAGTGACAAACACATCAGCCGATACCCTCGAtacatgcgcgcgcacacacatacactcataaACACAGAATATCAGATATATTGAAATTGAAAATAATGGGGGTCATTAAGTTTCCAGTAATGTATTTCACTTACTAGGTAGCAACTTCATGTGACGACACTGCTCGACTCCACACCATCTGCTCAGCGGTGCTGCAGGCAGTGCTGAGAGTTTTGTAAACAATGGAGTCACACTGCTGGACAAACTTAAATCTAGAGGACCCCGAGCATCTTTTTCTGCATTATGTTGTTTATTATAAACTGCTTCCATATCGGACAATACAAGCCGATATCCATAAATCTGTGAATGGCTGATATCTATATCAGTCAGACTTTAAAGAAAAAGGGGAACAATAGATCCTAGACTTTGTTTTTGCACATGTTCATAAATCACTTAACTGCTCTATGAGTACCATCTGTTTACAAAGCCATCATGATGCAGACatccatgtttttaaaaaggcaaatgTGAAGTCTGTGACTAAAGGCAAGCACGACATTAATATGCCATTCGTGTGCAtataacaagaaaaacacaaagaacagatTGCCTGTGAATAAATGTTCAGAACTATGAAACAGCATGTGCACCACAAAGGAGTTTTCCTTTGCTAAgaatttttacatatttaacatTATTCTACAAAAAGGTAATGAGCCCTCTCTTTGTTATAAAACAACGGACAGCTAGCCAAGGAAAAACAGCACACATGGTAACTCCAGCGGCCAGTGGGAGGGCGAAACATCACTGCCTTAGGCAATATTAAAAAGGAATAGTTTGATATTTGACTTTGGGAAATGCACTCATCACCTCCATGCAGTCAGATGAAAAGATGGATGGCACACTCATGTCTACAGTAAATATGAAGCTacaagcagcagccaatcagttTAGCATTAAGGCCAGAAATGACTAACAGCTAGTCTCAAGCTTAACCTCCAGAAAAGTAAATTTTTTGTGCAAAAaccaaaatagaaagaaaagtgTGAATTAGTGAACTTCAGAggtgcagtttgtcacatcaGGTAAGCTGAGCTAACCAGCTGCTGGCTTCATAtttaatgtacacacacacacacacacacacacacacacacacacacacacacacacacacacacacacacacacacacacacacacacacacacacacgtgtcaaTCTACTCATGCAACTCGCGgcaaagagggagagagcatCAACAAATGTTAAACTACTCCTTTTAAAAGGGTAACATCTGCATCCACAGAGTTACTCTCAATACACCTAGTTCCCTACCATTTGTAGCAGCCAAATGAAAAGCTCTGGATTACGGTTTgatatgtttcatttttttaccTTGCAATGATTAATGACAGATTGTAGTGTTGTTTGCATGTCTACTCTTCAGATGACAGAGATCCCTGCTAATGCTAGAACTGCTTTTGCACTTTCACAACGCTTTTCACAGTGAAGGCATTGAAATGGTTCTGGGAGACAAGCAGAAAAATAAGATCTGAGGTTCAAATCAGAGAGCTGACAAAGCCACagcaaaaaatagaaaagaaatacTACGAGTTCAACTTCAATAGCGCACAAATTGTTGCAGGTATTCATGTCCATCTCTGGTAGACTTTAACTGCA from Archocentrus centrarchus isolate MPI-CPG fArcCen1 chromosome 7, fArcCen1, whole genome shotgun sequence encodes:
- the LOC115783339 gene encoding PAN2-PAN3 deadenylation complex catalytic subunit PAN2-like, producing the protein MAADLGSAVNWSPEWIREWAPEMFEASVDPYLNLNFFQDVDMDTEELAIYLKKGMFSELHSVVSEIGIPVTATYFDLQKEMLWVGNQRGHVTSFFGKTMPRYSSFQVHTIDDIRHIRSLGTGVLFLSKRNLSCYTRGGVIMFDYPMEKGANMNSLLMTDNNTLLMGGLQNYVTELDLNTIQETQKFTVEVPGVTIMRQTNRSFFCGHPSGKVTQRDLRTLKLEHVFNAFSGGLSDFDVHGNLLAACGFSSLSGLACDRFIMVYDLRMMRAPIPLQVDVDPLFLRFVPTYRSRIAIISATGRGQFCEPTGLANTAEVFHINTNGQLLTSFDVSSSKQALGFGDSGGCVQLWSDAPDISFNVYSREAEFARPCLVDTLIELNGNHDLQPFSLIPTPTRPTARAEPCSRKKMVPAKGPEIQHTVETVGLKSSVKSPRTCRRKQVQRKKNQTPAYYFYHNQVPENPTESDEESLHVVPKKYRKVAIKYSKRGLEDFNFSSYNQTMFAGLEPDIPNAYCNSMIQVLYFLEPIRCLVQNHLCQKEFCLACELGFLFHMLDFSEGDPCQANNFLRAFRNIPDAKALGLILSNHEERTGKAKIGLLIQRWNRFILSQLHQETQEQESESVIGKLFGSEVENRSLCVCGKETVRSPLTLLFNMRYPEHNSQAETIKEYDFAEILKKSICLEQSSQAWCDNCENYQPTVHTRSIRHLPDVLALNCEVNSAKEAEFWKVQAEYAFNKAMQKAAMEASSTGGIGCGTQADDQRHVWIPATLKMSISKNQELEIMSWPESEELSAAEEGEGASLYDLVVTVPHILDDDTGDTLVAHIKVGETYHDRKEGVYQQQWYLFNDFLVEPIDKTEAVQFDVSWKVPAILYYTKRNYHTKYDLHIKRPVDASVMHTEASLTQRKTDATFMPLMDSEKLQAGDLVGLDAEFVMLRQEETELRSNGTKSTIKPSYMSVARITCVRVQGPNKGIPFIDDYISTQEQVVDYLTQYSGIRPGDLDAKISSKHLTTLKSTYLKLRFLIDSGVRFVGHGLQNDFRVINLMVNKFQINDTVQMFRLPRKRMISLKFLAWYFLGINIQGKTHDSTEDACTALELYTMYGDILREGGFAYLTEVIQKLYETGFQLNWKIPDSDMKWSQTD